Part of the Luteolibacter rhizosphaerae genome, AAACCTAACGCTGACACAAGGATCGCCAGCTGCGGGTGAACCTCCCAATGAGCGAGGGCATAGCCTCGAAAAGCAAGTTCTTCCCAAGTGGCCACGGCCAATGCCACGCAAAGCATGTGGGCCACCGGGTAACCGGCTGGGAAACCGCGAAAGAAAGCCACATTAAGTAGCAGGTATGGAAGAACGAGAAAAACCGTTCTGGTAAGGGGCAGGCGAAACGACCCGATTCGTAGGAACCGTCTCCAAACAAGAACCGGGAGAGCCCACACTGTCAGTCGGAGTGCCCAGCAGGTGGCGTCGACCAAGAGAGGGTTTGCAATCACCCTCGCCGCCCATCGCCGCAGGTAGGGATCTGCCACTAATGTTGCGATCGTCGATCCCACAAGGATGATGACAAAGGCAACGCGCAGGATAGCTAGTATGGGCGAGGAGATCATTGGCGGTCCAATCCGACGAGCCTCTTTCTCCGCCTCGCTCGCCAGAGCAGCAGGGCGGACCATGGGAGAGCTACGGCGCATAGAAGGGACCAGTATGGCATCGAAAGCGCCCAATCGTTGGGACGTCCTCCCACGAGCATCATTATCATCTCGTACTCTAAGGTCTCGTCCGCATCGGACTTCTCCCACCAGTCTTTATCGTTAAATCGCGAGGCGGCCTGGGCTCCCGTAATGAAAGTGGGCCAAAGGAAATGATCAAAGCGCTGCATGAAAGGACCTGCCTCCGTGCGAGTGAATGAGCTATCGACAACGGCTTTCTGGCGAACGAGGAATATAGAACCGCTGTAGGGAGTGACTTGCCCCCCTTTGAATTCAAGGAAGGTCCAATGTTTGTAGGAATCCCGCCACGCCCAGCAGATAAAACCCATCACGAGGATGCCGGACCAGAAGGTGATGGATCGGTGCAGGGCGAGCTTCACGGGGGCAATCTGAAAGACCGCGCCACCCGTTGCGAGTCCTGATCTCGTTGCTACCGTAACGGATGGCAGGCACCAGACCGATACAGCCATTTCCCGGCATGGACGGGTGGACGCGGGCCAGTCGCAACTACCCTCTGCCCGCCGGTCTCCCTGATCACGCGCGCTGCAAGGTGATCGAGCAGCCAGAATCCCAGAGGCTGGTCATCGAGGTGGACGGGAAGCGCTGGGATCTCCCGTGGTGGAACGTGGAGATCGGCGATGAATACCAGACCCGCAGCGGCCAGTGGATACGGGAGCCGGACGAGCGGGTCCGTCGGTATGTGATCAAGCGCTTGTCATGGGCCCGCGGGCTCGAGAAGGTGCCTGGGCGGGACCAATGCTACTGGATTGATCACTACGAGTGGGTGCTCCGGCGGAACGGGTGGGAGGTGCCGCCGGAGTGAGATGCGGGGGCCACTGCCACGGCGTGCCGGTAGCGAAGGCTCCTGACAGCCTCCACCCATGGCCGAAGTCCTGACCGCCGCGCTCGCCGCCAATGCCGAATCCTCCGAGCTTGCCGTAACCCCGCTGGCTCCGCTCGGCCTCACCTGCGACAACCCTTGCACGGTGCTGGTCAAAAACACGGCCTCAGGCGGGCCTTCGTGGGCGGTGCTCTACCAGGGAGGGAAGGAAGACGCCCGGATCATCTACCCGCCCGGGCCCGTGATCAAGGTAAGGGCCGGTGCCGCCGCTGCCCGCGTGCTTATCAACAGCTAAGGCCATGCACCACGCCTGCCATAGCCCGGTGCACTTCGCGCCCGATGAGATCCCCTCGCGGCTTCAACCCCTGATCCGCACTGGTGGAGCTGTAACGCCCATCGTTCGCATGCTGTCGATCGGCGATTCCCACACGGTCTACGGCGCCCGCTACAACACCAGCACGAACAACTTCGCACTGACCGCCCGCTCCCATTGGAGCACGGCAGGCGTGCGGATGCGCCGGGCCCTTGCCCATGGCCGCAATTCCTACGGCACGCCCAACGCTCAATCCCGTCTCTATTGCTACGGCGCTGCAGGTGCCCGCCTCGACCAGATCGAGACGAACACCGACACGGGCCTGCCCAAGCTGATCGCGGATTACGGCGCGGTCGCTTCTTCATCGCTCGTGGTTTTGAGAGGCTGCGGGAATGACTTCGCCGCCGGAGCCTCGCTGGCCACCGTGCAAGCAAGGATGACGTCGTTCGTGAACGGGCTGCTAGCGGCCAACTTCGCCGCCATTGTTATCATGAGCCAGGGGCCGCGGCTGTATTCGACTACCCCGGTAGACGAGACCGTCGTGCTGCCAAAGCGGCTCGGGTATAACAGCTGGCTGGAGAACACCTTCTGCCCGTCCAATCCGAAGCTCTACTTCTGCAATATCAACGATATCGGCGAGGATCCCGGAAACCCCGGCTATGCGCTCGCGTCCAAGTTCGACACGCTGGCCCCCGGCCACTGCTACGACTGGGTCGCGAGTCGGCAGGGGCAAGCGTTGGCGAACGTGATCGCCACGATCCCCGGAGTTTCTTTCGAGCCCGCCTGGGCCGATGCTTCCTTCTTCAGCACCGCGCTCAACGCCACGGCTCAGAATCCGAATGGTAATCCACTACTCACCGGAACGGGAACCGAGGGATCCCCCACCGTCTGCTATGCGGCGCGCATTCAGGTAGACAGCGGGACGGCGACGTGGGCGTGGTCCACCGTGACCCGTAACGGCAGGACGGTGAAGAAGCTGGACATCCTGACAAACACCGGGGTCGTTTCCTTCCAGTCCGCTCAATCCGAATTCGGCGGGCTGGGTGCATTTGCGGGGATCACCAGCGCCTTCGATCCGGCCACGGAATCGGTCTATGGAACCGTCTCTCTCGAAGGCGAGCCTGCGGGCTGGGCTTTCACTGAGATCAAGATGGAACTCCTGCAGTGGGGCGGGAGCTACAAAACCGCCGCCGACCAGATCAGCGACGACAATGGCGGCTCCGGCGTGCTGGAGGTGCTGCCGCGCTCGGTGCTTTCCTCGCCTCCCATGCTCATGGGTGGCACCGTGGGCTGTAACGGCCGCCTAAAGTTCCGCGGCACTGGAACGGTCTACCTCGACTGGATGACGGTCCACTCGTCTGCAGATCACCTCGGGCCTTACCGCGACCAGTTCACTGCGCCGTGAGGGGGCCAGTGTCGCCCCGTGCGGGCTTCTCCCGAGGGTGACACGCTCGCGGCATGGGAAATACCTGCGCCCCCGTCGGCTCCGCGCTTCCGCCTCGCCGGGATCAACTGATCACCGCGGCGGATACCGCGCCTGTGCCGTCCTTCTCCGGATATGGGGACTCTATCATCGTGCCGCAGGCGAAGGACCGCATGCGCGAGCTGATCGAGCGCGAGCAGCTTCCCACGGAGATGAAGGCGACGCTGGCCGGTTCTCTCACGGGCGACATGCAGCGTCAGCAGCTTCTCTTCCAAGCGATGATCGACACGTGGCCGCACCTGTCCAAGGCACTGCGGGAAGTGAAGCTGGCAGTACGCAACGCCCCTTGGCAGGTCAATGCTTGGGCTCCACGCGGGAAGAAGCCGACCGCCGCCTCGGAGAAGCTGGCCCGCTTCGTGGAAGACTCGATCTGGGGCATGAAGCCCGACATGATCAAGGGGCTGAAAGGCTTCGAGGGCACGCTTGAGGAGATCACTCTCGGCTACTTCATGGGTCACTATGTGGGCGAGATCCACTGGCAGAAGGAATCCATCTGGATGAAGGCGGGCGGAGAGACGGAGGTCGAGGGCCACCGCTGGCTGCCGCAGTGCTCCAAGACCCTGCCGCCCCGCTTCTACGGCTACCCGTATTGGGATCAGGACGAAGACCGCCTGATGCTTGACCGCACCGGGGGAGAGGGGATGCATGAGGCGTTCGAGGACTTTCCTGAGCACCGTTTCCTTGTCGGAGTGAACGGCGCGCACTCGGGGCACCCTACGATTGCCGCGCCCCTCCGGGCGCTCACCGGCTACTGGATGGCGGCCGTCTACGGGCTGAAGTGGCTGATGCAGTATGCGCAGCTTTTCGGCGTGCCGTTCCGGTGGGCCGAGTATGAGGCGGGAGATCCGACCGCGAAGGCGGAGATCATGGCCATGATGCGGCGCATTGGCACCGAGGGGTGGGCCGCGTTCCCAAAGGGCACCAAGATGGAGTTCCTCAACGAGGCCGGCGGCGGAAGTTCGCTGGTCCAGCGGGAGCTGCTCAAGCTGGCCGACGAGCAATGCGACATCTTCATCCTCGGGCAGACCCTCACGAGCTCGCAGGGCGACAAGGGCAGCCAAGCGCTTGGCACGGTCCACATGCAGGTCCGACAGGAGATCCTAAAGGGCGTCTGCGACTTCGCCGGGGAGGTGCTGACCCACCAGTTTGCGCCGTCGATCGTGGCCCTCAACTACGGCGACCGCCGGAAGGACATCCCGGGCATCTGGGCGAAGTTCGAGGCACCCATCGATGAGCAAAAGCTTGCCGAGCGTGACAACGCCCTCGGTATCCTGAGCGGCAAGGTGCCGGTGGCGAAGGCTTGGTTTTACGAGAGGCACAAGCTGCCGATGCCAGCCGAGGGCGAGGAATTGCTCGTTCCCGAACCGCAGCCCGTTCCCGAACCGCCGAAGCTCGGGCCCGATGGGCAGCCTGTCCAGCCTGATGAGGACGAGGACGACGAAGTCGCGGAGAAGGATCCCGAGAAGGTCGCCGCAAGCGAAGCGAGCCATCTCCCTGCCGAACTCAAGGCGCTGCTGAAGCGGATGGAGAAGGCCGCGGCGAAGGGTGGCATCATCGATGCGGATGCCATCGCCGATCTGATGGGCGCGGCTTGGATCAACTCGGCGAAGAAAGACGTCGACTGATGGCCACCGAGGACCAATTCACCCAGGCATTCCGCAGCTTCGCGCGGCGGGAGAACCTGCCGGCCGAACTCACCAGCCAGCAGTGGGCAGACGTGCCGCGGGAAATCCGCGAGCGCGCCTTCTTCATGTCGCGCGTGACCGATGCGGAAATCCTCCAGCAGTTTCGGACCGGGCTTGATGACATTCTCGCAGGAAATAAGGGCATCGATCAGGTCGAGAAGGAGCTTTGGTTCTACCTCCGCGACGTCGGCTATCAGCCTGGGGAAGGTAAGGCCGGAGGGTTGGAGGATCTTTCCAGCGCCGCCCGCATCCGCACCGTGCTCGATACCAACATCGCCATGGCCCGCGGGCATGCGCAGTGGGTGAAGAAGCAGACGCTGATCGACGTTTGGCCGTTCCAGCGCCTGGTGCGGATCTCCGCCCGGGATGAAAAACGCCCATGGGTCGCCCGGTGGCGGCAGGCAATGGCGGAGCTGGGGGAGAACACAAAGGCCGTGGCCGTCGGGAGCCCGAACCCACTGGCGGATGATCCACTTGAAGACGTCTTCTGCGTGGCACCGCTCAACGATCCGATTTGGCAGGCGATCTCCATCTTCGATCAACCCTATCCGCCCTACGACTGGGGCTCGGGTGTCGGGGTGGTTGCCGTGGACATTGCCGAGGGCGATCGGCTCGGCCTGAAACTCGATGCTGCAGACCCCGCGCTTGAGCCGGTGGTGAAGTCGATGAACGAAGGGCTGGAGGCCACGCCCCAAGTGTCGGATCCGGTGCTCCGAAAATCGCTCGAGGAATCGCTCGGGCGCTTCGGTGAGTGGGACGGTGACAAGATGATCTTCACGGACCCGGACGGAACCCGGCCCATGACGGCGGAGAAGCTCAAGGAAGTATGGGATAAGCCGGCGCCGGAGGGATACGACACGCTTACCCAGCGCGACGAGTTGGAGAAGTGGGATGACGGCGCCACTCCGGACGAGATCGAGGCACGCACCACACTGCGGAAGCTCTTTGACCGCATTGTGACCGCGAAGCAGCCAGACGAACTCTGGCGCGCGTTCTCTCTCGATCCGGCGCAGGCCGTGGGCCTCATCCGCGGGCTTGCTAATCGTCGCCTGAACATCCCGGCCAATGTCGCCGGGTGGGATTGGGTGCCGCGTCTCTCGCAGGCGTTGGCGATCCACGACGGGGCGGGGGAGGGCTGGACCGTGATTGTCCAGGTGCGTGGCGTGAAGACCGCCAAGGATATCTCCGCCATCCGCCCGGGGAAGCCGGGCTTTGTGTACGTGGGCGGCACCGAGTTTCAGGTCGCCGACTTCAAGCAGGACGTCCGCACGCGCCGTATCACCATCACCCTGCAGGAAGCATGAGCGTGAAGGTCTCCATCAGCATCGATGCGGCAGCGCCGAAAGCACGGCTTGAGGTCGTGCAGAAGGTGGCAAAGGACCGAGCAAAAACGAATGCCGTGATCGGCGAAGCGGTGGCGGCGCTTGCCCGGCAGCGAATCCACGATCGCTACGTTGTCGAGGAGACGCGCACGAACTTCTGGGAGCGGGTGCAGAACTCGATCGAGAGCGAGGCGGACGAGAACGGTGCCACGATCACTTACAACGAGCTCGGCATCGGCCTTCGGTATCGCGGCGGCACGGTGACTCCCGGGAAGTCGATCAGCACCTTCACAGGCAAGCTTACGCGCGCGCTGGCCATTCCCTCCGATAAGGTCCCGCTCGTGAACAAGCGCCCGGTCGCGCCACGGTATGCAGGGCTTCTTGCCTTCCTCCGTTCGACCACTCGAGGCGATACTGTTGGGGTGCTGGTGGAGGGTCAGCAGAAGGTGATCACTAGGGGACCGAACAAGGGCAAGACGCGCATCGTGCCGAAGCCCGGCGGAGATTTGCTCTACGTTCTGAAGAAGATGACCCGGCACCGCCCTGATCCGCAGATCCTACCGGACGAGTCCGCGATCCAGGCGGCAGGGCAGGCAGCGATTCAACGCCTCCTCTTCGCCGGGGGCCAGTGAGTCGCGTGGAGCTTTACCAATGGTGGTGGCTTCATCGCTCTCATGGAACGTGACTTGGTGATTGGCGGTCTATTCTGCGAGATTCCGGCGGGCGATGCGCCTCGGGAGATCGTATTCATCCCCGAGGGAAAGCACAGGATCACGCCGCAGAGCCATCCGAAGGGTATCGAGGTGAATGTTCCTGCGGAACGCGGGGATGAAGCAGCGGCCAATTTGCAGGCATCTTTGGCCGAGCGTCTTACCAAGAACGTCGGCCCATGGACCGACTTCGAGCATACCCGAAAGTATCCGGTCAGCTCCTATCCCCAGTCATTCCGCTATGAAGCGGGCAAGGGGATCATGATGGCTGTCGACTGGTCGGGTTCAGGGCGCCGAGCCGTTGAGAGCCGAGATGTGCGCTTCTTCTCGCCGGAGGTCTATCTGGACAAAAATGGCTTTCCCGTGGGACTTCCGGATAGGGGGCCAGTGGGTGGACTAGTTACCGAGCCCGCGTTTCGGGACAGTCCTCCCATCGCCGCGAGTAATGCGGCAGACGATCCAACCGATCAACAGCCATCCGCCACCATGAAGCTACTCCTTGCATCCCTCGGGATTGATCCTGCCGCTGCCGACGCCGAGACTGCTGGCGTCCGTGCCCTCGAAGCGCTGAAAGCCAGCCTTGCCACGGCTACCAAGTCCGTCACCGACCTCACCACCGAGCGTGACGGCCTGAAGACGAAGCTCACCGCCGCCGAAACGAAGGTGAAGGAAGCCGCCGAGAAGCGCGCCAACGATCTGGTGTCCGCCGCCGTGGCCGATGGCCGCATCGCCGCGAAGGACGAGGAGATGCAGAAGGAATACCGCGAGCGCCTTACCGCCGGGGACACCTTCGCTGAGAAGATCCTTGCGGGTCTGGAGAAGAAGGGCGCAGGCCTCGACAAGCCGATCATCAAGACCGGCCAGGGCGAACGCCTGACTGCTGGCGCTCTCGACACCAAGGCTCAAGCGCTCGTGACCGCGGGCGATGCGAAGACCATCGAAGAGGCTCGCGAGCTGATCTTCGCGAGCGATCCGAAGGCCTACACCGACTACCTCGCGACACTTTCCGCCGCCTGATTCCTCCACTTCCTCAACTCTCACAATTCACTATCGTGGAAACTTACACCGACACCGCTTACAAGGCCTTCGCGGAAGAGAGTACCGATGCGCTCCTGAACAAGGAGGGTTATCTCGTCGAACTCGGCACTGCCGACGGCACCGTCAAGCTGGCTACTTCTTCCGCCACCGCAATCGGCGTGCTCTTCCAGAAGCAGCCGGGCAACCCGCACGTGAACGTCCGCCTGCTTGGCAGGGGTGGCACCATCAAGGTGGTCGCTGGCGGAGCAATCGCCAAGGGCGCCCTCGTGGTATGGGGCACCGGCGGCAAGTTTGTCTCCGCCGCCTCGGGCAACACGCTCGGACGCAAGCTCACCCAAGGCACCTCCGCCGACAATGACGTGATCGAGATCGTCGATCAGCTCCGCACCACCTGATCCGCCAATCCCTAGCACACACACCTGACCTCACATGAAGGCACCGATCCTCAATCCGATCCTTTCCGGCGCTGCTGTCCGCTATATGGCGGCCTTGCCACTCGTCGGTCAACGTATCGCGCCCGTGTTCAACTCGAATGAGATGGCATCGGCCTACTACGTCTACGACACCTCGAACTTCACGAATGTTCCGACCGACATTCGGCGTGCTCCGTCGAGCGACTTCAAGCGCCTGAAGAGCACTCTCTCCAGCGACACCTTCCTGTGCAAAGATTACGGCATTGAAGAGCCGATGGATAAGATGGAGCTTCGGCTCTACGCCAGCGTCTTCAACGCGGATCAGGCGGGCAT contains:
- a CDS encoding phage protease — its product is MERDLVIGGLFCEIPAGDAPREIVFIPEGKHRITPQSHPKGIEVNVPAERGDEAAANLQASLAERLTKNVGPWTDFEHTRKYPVSSYPQSFRYEAGKGIMMAVDWSGSGRRAVESRDVRFFSPEVYLDKNGFPVGLPDRGPVGGLVTEPAFRDSPPIAASNAADDPTDQQPSATMKLLLASLGIDPAAADAETAGVRALEALKASLATATKSVTDLTTERDGLKTKLTAAETKVKEAAEKRANDLVSAAVADGRIAAKDEEMQKEYRERLTAGDTFAEKILAGLEKKGAGLDKPIIKTGQGERLTAGALDTKAQALVTAGDAKTIEEARELIFASDPKAYTDYLATLSAA
- a CDS encoding CPBP family intramembrane glutamic endopeptidase encodes the protein MRRSSPMVRPAALASEAEKEARRIGPPMISSPILAILRVAFVIILVGSTIATLVADPYLRRWAARVIANPLLVDATCWALRLTVWALPVLVWRRFLRIGSFRLPLTRTVFLVLPYLLLNVAFFRGFPAGYPVAHMLCVALAVATWEELAFRGYALAHWEVHPQLAILVSALGFTFLHWGFSPASLVTVFFAATAFGIVRVISGSLGWCILIHALTNFLAEGAKPPDWAVLPVAVLASAATLSVLLRHPNLRKKGSGISQSQV
- a CDS encoding DUF935 domain-containing protein, with product MGNTCAPVGSALPPRRDQLITAADTAPVPSFSGYGDSIIVPQAKDRMRELIEREQLPTEMKATLAGSLTGDMQRQQLLFQAMIDTWPHLSKALREVKLAVRNAPWQVNAWAPRGKKPTAASEKLARFVEDSIWGMKPDMIKGLKGFEGTLEEITLGYFMGHYVGEIHWQKESIWMKAGGETEVEGHRWLPQCSKTLPPRFYGYPYWDQDEDRLMLDRTGGEGMHEAFEDFPEHRFLVGVNGAHSGHPTIAAPLRALTGYWMAAVYGLKWLMQYAQLFGVPFRWAEYEAGDPTAKAEIMAMMRRIGTEGWAAFPKGTKMEFLNEAGGGSSLVQRELLKLADEQCDIFILGQTLTSSQGDKGSQALGTVHMQVRQEILKGVCDFAGEVLTHQFAPSIVALNYGDRRKDIPGIWAKFEAPIDEQKLAERDNALGILSGKVPVAKAWFYERHKLPMPAEGEELLVPEPQPVPEPPKLGPDGQPVQPDEDEDDEVAEKDPEKVAASEASHLPAELKALLKRMEKAAAKGGIIDADAIADLMGAAWINSAKKDVD